Proteins encoded within one genomic window of Humulus lupulus chromosome 1, drHumLupu1.1, whole genome shotgun sequence:
- the LOC133789160 gene encoding uncharacterized protein LOC133789160, translating to MDPCPFIRILIGDLSIKFPVALKPSFSGVHPSTSPCFCKLKLKNFPVQFVTIPLVPQANRTSSCSSSSSAPTPDTSSQSLAASFNLNKAHIESFTGKPLVLKISVYTGRRGNTCGFNAAKLVGKVSVPLDLKKAESRPFFFQNGWVSMGDNNNTKKGSSSQLHLCVRAEPDPRFVFQFDGEPECSPQVFQVQGNVKQPVFTCKFGFRSSSDLKNSSMSEPSTSRSWFPSLKTHNDNYSKERKGWSITIHDLSGSPVAVASMVTPFVASPGSDRVSRSNPGAWLILRPGEGTWKPWGRLEAWRERCGSDSVGYKFELLSETSTPAATLASSTVNANSGGKFTIDVTSSISPANSPNSSCDFGSDSRPGSRSGSGSGSDFGFALPCQMSYRGFVMSSTVEGLGKRSRPEVEVGVQHVTCTEDAAAFVAVAAAMDLSMDACRLFSKKLPKELTQLRQ from the exons ATGGATCCGTGCCCCTTTATCCGGATCCTCATCGGTGACTTGTCGATAAAGTTTCCGGTGGCTTTGAAGCCGTCCTTCTCCGGGGTCCATCCCTCAACGTCGCCGTGCTTCTGTAAGctcaaactcaagaacttccccGTACAGTTCGTTACTATCCCTTTAGTCCCACAAGCTAATAGAActagtagctgtagtagtagtagtagtgctCCAACCCCAGATACCAGTTCTCAATCTTTAGCCGCTTCTTTCAATTTGAACAAGGCCCACATCGAGAGTTTTACAGGGAAGCCTCTTGTGTTGAAGATTTCGGTATATACTGGTCGGAGAGGAAATACCTGTGGGTTCAACGCTGCCAAGCTTGTTGGGAAAGTCTCTGTACCGTTGGATCTAAAGAAGGCTGAATCAAGACCTTTCTTTTTTCAGAATGGTTGGGTGTCTATGGGAGATAACAACAATACTAAGAAAGGGTCTTCGTCGCAGTTGCATTTGTGTGTTCGTGCCGAACCCGACCCGAGATTTGTTTTCCAGTTCGATGGAGAGCCAGAGTGTAGTCCACAAGTTTTTCAGGTTCAAGGGAATGTTAAACAACCCGTTTTCACTTGCAAATTCGGGTTCAGAAGCTCTAGTGATTTGAAAAACAG TTCAATGTCTGAACCAAGCACTTCAAGGAGTTGGTTTCCATCTCTGAAGACCCACAATGACAACTACTCGAAGGAGCGTAAAGGATGGTCCATTACCATCCACGACCTCTCCGGTTCGCCAGTGGCGGTCGCATCAATGGTCACACCTTTCGTGGCTTCTCCCGGTTCAGACCGGGTCAGTCGATCCAATCCCGGCGCATGGTTGATTCTCCGTCCCGGCGAGGGGACGTGGAAGCCATGGGGCCGACTCGAGGCGTGGCGCGAACGCTGTGGCTCAGACTCGGTCGGGTACAAGTTCGAGCTCCTTAGCGAAACATCTACACCCGCCGCTACGCTCGCCAGCTCCACCGTGAACGCTAACTCCGGAGGAAAGTTCACCATCGACGTTACCTCGAGTATCTCTCCGGCGAACAGCCCGAACAGCAGCTGCGATTTCGGGTCTGATTCCAGACCTGGGTCAAGATCGGGCTCCGGATCCGGATCTGATTTCGGGTTCGCTCTTCCTTGTCAAATGTCGTACAGAGGGTTTGTGATGTCGTCTACGGTAGAGGGTTTGGGTAAACGGAGCAGGCCAGAGGTGGAGGTGGGTGTGCAGCACGTGACGTGCACGGAGGACGCGGCGGCGTTCGTGGCGGTCGCTGCAGCCATGGATTTGAGCATGGATGCTTGCCGGTTGTTTTCGAAGAAACTCCCAAAGGAACTAACTCAACTAAGGCAGTAG